A genomic stretch from Mycobacterium paraterrae includes:
- the serS gene encoding serine--tRNA ligase, producing the protein MIDLKLLRENPETVRESQRKRGEDPALVDALLAADTARRTAISTADTLRAEQKAASKKVGKASPDERPALLDLAKDLAEQVKAAEAAQAEKEAAFTAAHMAISNVIIDGVPAGGEDDFVELERVGEPPAIDNPKDHLELGEALGLLDMERGAKVSGSRFYFLTGQGALLQLGLLNMAIRLAADNGFVPIIPPVLVRPEVMSGTGFLGAHADEVYRVEADDLYLVGTSEVPLAGYHSNEILDLSGGPQRYAGWSSCFRREAGSYGKDTRGIIRVHQFDKVEAFVYCDPADAEAEHQRLLGWQREMLARIEVPYRVIDVAAGDLGSSAARKFDCEAWVPTQQAYRELTSTSNCSTFQARRLATRFRDSTGKPQIAATLNGTLATTRWLVAILENHQQPDGSVRIPAALVPFVGAEVLRPTR; encoded by the coding sequence GTGATCGACCTGAAGCTACTGCGGGAGAACCCCGAGACCGTACGTGAGTCTCAGCGTAAGCGGGGCGAGGACCCGGCCCTGGTCGACGCCCTGCTTGCCGCCGACACCGCCCGCCGCACCGCGATCTCGACCGCGGACACGCTGCGCGCCGAGCAGAAGGCGGCCAGCAAGAAAGTCGGCAAGGCGTCACCCGACGAACGGCCCGCCCTGCTGGACCTGGCCAAGGACCTCGCCGAGCAGGTGAAGGCGGCCGAGGCCGCGCAGGCCGAGAAGGAGGCGGCGTTCACCGCCGCGCACATGGCGATCTCCAATGTGATCATCGACGGCGTTCCAGCCGGCGGTGAAGACGATTTCGTCGAGCTCGAGCGCGTCGGCGAACCGCCGGCGATCGACAATCCCAAGGATCACCTCGAACTCGGCGAAGCACTGGGCCTGCTGGACATGGAGCGCGGCGCCAAGGTGTCAGGCTCGCGTTTCTACTTCCTCACCGGACAAGGCGCGCTGCTCCAGCTCGGCCTGCTGAACATGGCGATCCGGTTGGCCGCCGACAACGGATTCGTGCCGATCATCCCGCCGGTGCTGGTGCGCCCGGAGGTGATGTCGGGAACCGGGTTCCTCGGCGCGCACGCCGACGAGGTGTACCGCGTCGAGGCCGACGACCTCTACCTGGTCGGTACCTCGGAGGTGCCGTTGGCTGGCTACCACTCGAACGAGATCCTCGACCTGTCCGGCGGGCCGCAGCGCTACGCCGGCTGGTCGTCGTGTTTCCGAAGGGAAGCCGGCAGCTACGGCAAAGACACCCGGGGCATCATCCGGGTGCACCAGTTCGACAAGGTCGAGGCGTTCGTCTACTGCGACCCCGCCGACGCCGAGGCCGAACACCAGCGGCTACTGGGCTGGCAACGCGAAATGCTGGCCCGCATCGAGGTGCCCTATCGCGTCATCGATGTTGCCGCCGGCGATCTCGGCTCGTCGGCGGCACGCAAGTTCGACTGCGAGGCATGGGTGCCCACCCAGCAGGCCTACCGGGAGCTGACCTCGACGTCGAACTGCAGCACGTTCCAGGCTCGACGGCTGGCTACCCGGTTCCGCGACTCGACGGGCAAGCCGCAGATTGCGGCGACCCTCAACGGCACTTTGGCCACCACCCGCTGGCTGGTGGCGATCTTGGAAAACCACCAGCAGCCCGATGGCAGCGTGCGGATTCCCGCCGCGCTGGTGCCGTTCGTCGGTGCCGAGGTGTTGCGACCGACGCGGTGA
- a CDS encoding septum formation family protein, producing the protein MWHPFERGGDATAPPGADGPKRRSGWFDRLGGTLQASATRRALLLTALGGLLIAGLVTALPIGGGPGRLAGYIDPVPPTGAKGNDAFNRAASGNCLMWPDRMPEAASLVDCKDEHRFEVSESIDMRTFPGSEYGPSAPPPTATRIEQISQEQCESSVRRYLGTKFDPNSKFVISMLWSGDKAWRQFGERRMLCGLQLPGAGNQQVAFKGKVADIDQSKVWPDGTCLGIDPATNQPTDIPVDCVAPHAMEVTGTVNLLARFPEGLPPEPEQDAFIKESCTKQTDAYLAPVQLRSTTLTLIYSTLSLPSWSAGSREVACSIGATLGNGGWATLLNSAKGALKINGQPPIPPPDIPQERLNLPPIPTGPEPGGGAASTGANGGGSSASGTNGSSGASGGSSSQRQGNQHLPGQAPAPASPAPAPAPEAPPAAPGPEAPPPGGPQAPPPAPEPPPPPPGQ; encoded by the coding sequence ATGTGGCACCCATTCGAGCGCGGGGGCGACGCTACGGCGCCGCCCGGGGCTGACGGCCCCAAACGTCGTTCCGGATGGTTCGACAGACTTGGCGGGACGCTGCAGGCATCGGCGACCAGGCGCGCACTGCTGCTGACCGCCCTCGGCGGCCTGCTGATCGCCGGACTGGTCACCGCGCTGCCGATCGGCGGCGGTCCCGGCAGGCTAGCCGGCTACATCGATCCCGTCCCGCCCACCGGCGCCAAGGGCAACGACGCATTCAACCGCGCGGCCAGCGGCAATTGCCTGATGTGGCCGGACCGGATGCCCGAGGCAGCCAGCCTGGTCGACTGCAAAGACGAGCACCGCTTCGAGGTTTCCGAGTCGATCGACATGCGGACCTTCCCCGGTTCGGAATACGGTCCGTCGGCACCGCCACCCACGGCCACCCGCATCGAGCAGATCAGCCAGGAGCAGTGCGAGTCGTCGGTCCGGCGCTACCTGGGCACGAAGTTCGACCCGAACAGCAAGTTCGTCATCAGCATGCTGTGGTCGGGGGATAAGGCGTGGCGGCAGTTCGGCGAGCGGCGCATGCTGTGCGGCCTGCAGCTGCCGGGCGCCGGTAACCAGCAGGTCGCCTTCAAGGGCAAGGTCGCCGACATCGACCAGTCGAAGGTCTGGCCGGACGGAACCTGTCTGGGTATCGACCCTGCCACCAACCAGCCCACCGACATCCCGGTCGACTGCGTCGCGCCGCACGCCATGGAGGTCACCGGCACGGTCAACCTGCTCGCCCGATTCCCCGAAGGATTGCCGCCGGAGCCGGAGCAGGACGCCTTCATCAAGGAGTCCTGCACCAAGCAGACCGACGCCTACCTCGCGCCGGTGCAGCTGCGCAGCACGACGCTGACGTTGATCTACAGCACGCTGTCGCTGCCCAGCTGGTCGGCCGGCAGCCGCGAGGTCGCCTGCAGTATCGGCGCGACGCTGGGCAACGGCGGCTGGGCGACGCTGCTGAACAGCGCCAAGGGGGCGCTGAAGATCAACGGACAACCCCCGATCCCGCCGCCCGACATTCCGCAGGAGCGGCTCAACCTGCCTCCCATCCCGACCGGTCCAGAACCCGGCGGAGGAGCCGCGTCGACCGGCGCGAACGGGGGCGGCTCCAGCGCGTCGGGAACCAACGGGTCGTCCGGAGCGTCCGGCGGATCGAGCAGCCAGCGGCAGGGCAATCAGCACCTGCCGGGCCAGGCGCCCGCCCCCGCCTCACCGGCACCCGCGCCCGCTCCCGAGGCGCCGCCGGCCGCGCCCGGGCCGGAAGCTCCACCGCCGGGTGGCCCGCAGGCACCTCCGCCCGCGCCCGAACCTCCGCCGCCACCACCGGGGCAATAG
- a CDS encoding metallopeptidase family protein, whose translation MAVRMDPRRFDELVSDALDLIPRKLAAVMNNVVVLVADRHPDDDELLGLYEGVALTERDSHYGGSLPDTITIYRDALLEICDDDEQVLEEVKITVIHEIAHHFGIDDDRLHELGWA comes from the coding sequence GTGGCCGTTCGGATGGATCCGCGACGATTCGATGAACTGGTGTCCGACGCGCTCGACCTGATCCCCCGCAAACTAGCGGCCGTGATGAACAACGTGGTGGTGCTGGTGGCCGACCGCCATCCCGACGACGACGAATTGCTCGGGCTGTACGAAGGCGTAGCGCTGACCGAACGGGACTCGCACTACGGCGGTTCGCTGCCGGACACCATCACGATCTACCGCGACGCGCTGCTGGAGATCTGCGACGACGACGAGCAGGTTCTCGAGGAGGTCAAGATCACCGTGATCCACGAAATCGCCCACCATTTCGGTATCGACGACGACCGGCTGCACGAACTCGGCTGGGCGTAG
- a CDS encoding histidine phosphatase family protein: MSGRLVLLRHGQSFGNVDKRLDTRPPGAELTPLGREQARSFAKALPSPPALLLHSVATRAVQTAEEISAVVGVPAREVTGIHEVQAGELENRNDEASIDEFHAVYERWLKGEHDVSMPGGESANQVLDRYLPVVNELRTRYLDEANWSGDIVVVSHGAAIRLTAALLGDVPDTFAIDHHLANAEYVALAPDAGEVDRWTCEQWGPHTPPFDPEPDAEDSITDPMG; this comes from the coding sequence GTGAGCGGTCGGCTGGTGTTGTTGCGGCACGGCCAGTCCTTCGGCAACGTCGACAAGCGCCTGGACACCCGACCGCCGGGAGCCGAGCTGACGCCGTTGGGTCGTGAGCAGGCCCGCAGTTTCGCGAAGGCGCTGCCTTCGCCGCCGGCGCTGCTGCTGCACTCGGTGGCCACCCGGGCCGTCCAGACCGCCGAGGAGATCAGCGCTGTGGTCGGTGTGCCGGCGCGCGAGGTGACCGGGATCCACGAGGTTCAGGCGGGCGAGCTGGAAAACCGCAACGACGAGGCGTCGATTGACGAGTTCCATGCCGTGTACGAACGCTGGCTCAAAGGTGAGCACGACGTCTCGATGCCTGGCGGCGAAAGCGCGAACCAGGTGCTGGATCGCTATCTGCCGGTGGTGAACGAGCTGCGTACCCGCTACCTCGACGAGGCGAACTGGTCCGGAGACATCGTCGTCGTCAGCCACGGCGCGGCGATCCGGCTCACCGCGGCGTTACTGGGCGATGTGCCAGACACTTTCGCCATCGACCATCACCTGGCCAACGCCGAATACGTGGCGCTGGCACCCGATGCCGGCGAAGTCGATCGCTGGACCTGCGAGCAGTGGGGGCCGCACACTCCGCCGTTCGATCCGGAGCCCGACGCGGAGGACTCGATTACCGACCCGATGGGTTAG
- the pheA gene encoding prephenate dehydratase, giving the protein MASIAYLGPAGTFTEAALLQMTDAGSVPPCPADAWQLLPVDSTLAALDAVRDGAAVFACVPIENSIDGSIMPTLDSLAIGTPLQIFAELTLDVAFSIAVQPGRTPADIRTLAAFPVAAAQVRRWLAANLPAAQLRPAISNADAAQQVADGLVDAAVSSPLAVAHRGLSTMADGVVDEANARTRFVLVGRPGPPPARTGADRTSVVLRIANAPSALVSALTEFGIRGIDLTRIESRPTRTELGTYVFFLDCVGHIDDDAVAEALKALHQRCDDVRYLGSWPTGEVAGAPPPQLDEAARWLKALRDGSAR; this is encoded by the coding sequence GTGGCCAGCATCGCGTATCTCGGTCCAGCTGGGACCTTCACCGAAGCGGCGCTGTTGCAGATGACCGACGCGGGTTCGGTCCCCCCGTGTCCGGCCGACGCGTGGCAGTTGCTGCCGGTGGACAGCACGCTCGCCGCGCTCGACGCGGTGCGCGACGGCGCCGCGGTGTTCGCGTGCGTGCCGATCGAGAACTCGATCGACGGCTCGATCATGCCGACCCTGGACAGTTTGGCGATCGGCACTCCGCTGCAGATCTTCGCCGAGCTGACGCTCGACGTGGCGTTCAGCATCGCCGTCCAGCCCGGCCGGACGCCCGCCGACATCCGCACGTTAGCCGCGTTCCCGGTGGCCGCCGCCCAAGTGCGCCGCTGGCTGGCCGCGAACCTTCCTGCTGCGCAACTGCGTCCGGCCATCTCCAACGCCGACGCCGCACAGCAGGTCGCCGACGGTCTGGTCGACGCCGCGGTGAGCTCCCCGCTGGCCGTCGCACATCGCGGCCTGTCGACGATGGCCGACGGCGTGGTCGACGAGGCCAACGCGCGCACCCGCTTCGTGTTGGTCGGTCGGCCCGGACCCCCGCCGGCCCGAACCGGCGCCGACCGCACGTCGGTGGTGTTGCGGATCGCCAACGCCCCGAGCGCGCTGGTGTCGGCGCTCACCGAGTTCGGGATTCGGGGCATCGATTTGACGCGCATCGAATCTCGGCCCACCCGAACGGAATTGGGTACCTACGTGTTCTTTCTGGACTGCGTCGGCCATATCGACGACGACGCCGTCGCCGAGGCGCTCAAGGCGTTACACCAGCGGTGTGACGACGTGCGCTACCTGGGCTCGTGGCCGACCGGGGAGGTTGCCGGGGCACCGCCTCCGCAACTGGATGAAGCCGCGCGCTGGCTCAAGGCGCTGCGGGACGGGTCGGCGCGGTGA
- a CDS encoding DUF2470 domain-containing protein, giving the protein MMTLAHCPAPTTAERIRSTCVRAGEALLAVDGAEPLTTPLHHLLANGSFAVGAPADCRADGVQAVLELADYAPLPLREPVRSLVWIRGRLHQVPSSDVREMLDMIAAEHPHPALLQVRTPDSVPPAEGDTQYLLARLEIESVVVTDATGAEAVDSAALLAARPDPFCAVESCWIRHLDTAHRDVIARLAARLPARLRRGDIRPLGIDRYGMRLRLESADGDRDIRLPFPTPVDDVAGLGKAIRVLMGCPFVNGLRARQS; this is encoded by the coding sequence ATGATGACACTCGCTCACTGCCCGGCGCCGACGACGGCCGAACGGATCCGCAGCACCTGCGTCCGGGCGGGCGAGGCGCTGCTCGCAGTCGACGGCGCCGAGCCGCTCACCACTCCCCTGCATCACCTGCTGGCCAATGGATCGTTCGCGGTCGGGGCACCGGCGGATTGCCGCGCCGACGGAGTGCAAGCCGTGCTGGAACTCGCCGACTATGCGCCGTTGCCGCTGCGTGAACCGGTCCGCTCGCTGGTGTGGATCCGAGGCCGGCTGCATCAGGTGCCGTCGTCGGACGTGCGCGAGATGCTCGACATGATCGCCGCCGAACACCCTCATCCGGCGCTGCTGCAGGTGCGGACGCCGGATTCCGTCCCGCCCGCGGAGGGCGACACTCAGTACCTGCTGGCCCGGTTGGAGATCGAGTCGGTCGTGGTCACCGACGCCACCGGCGCCGAGGCCGTCGATTCCGCGGCGCTGCTGGCCGCCCGACCCGATCCGTTCTGCGCCGTCGAATCCTGCTGGATCCGCCACCTGGACACCGCCCATCGTGACGTGATTGCGCGGCTGGCCGCACGACTGCCGGCGCGGCTGCGACGCGGCGACATTCGCCCGCTCGGCATCGACCGTTACGGCATGCGGCTGCGGCTGGAAAGCGCCGACGGCGACCGCGATATCCGACTGCCATTCCCCACACCGGTCGACGACGTGGCCGGGCTGGGTAAAGCCATCCGGGTGCTGATGGGGTGTCCGTTCGTAAACGGCCTGCGAGCGCGCCAGAGCTAG
- a CDS encoding CPBP family intramembrane glutamic endopeptidase, whose protein sequence is MVAPLSDAQRRPLRVELVITLAVTFGLSAVEAALQLTDSVLRGLSNQRIPLNPKRSYFDLVDLGLNATVVVQLVAWGALGLFLLWRTGLSPASVGLSRFRWRSDLLGGLGLAALIGVPGLGLYLAARALHVNASVIPSGLGDTWWRVPMLVLTAFADGWAEEVIVVGYLLTRLNQLGVGSWGSLMWSSLLRGAYHLYQGFGAGLGNIAMGVVFGYAWQRTSRLWPLVVAHGVIDTVAFVGYALLAGHLRWLH, encoded by the coding sequence GTGGTTGCGCCCCTCAGCGATGCCCAGCGCCGGCCGCTGCGCGTCGAGTTGGTCATCACCCTGGCGGTGACCTTCGGCCTGAGCGCCGTCGAGGCGGCACTGCAGCTCACCGATTCGGTGTTGCGAGGTCTGAGCAATCAGCGAATTCCGCTCAATCCCAAACGGTCCTACTTCGACCTGGTCGATCTCGGCCTGAATGCGACCGTCGTGGTGCAGCTGGTCGCTTGGGGCGCACTCGGCCTGTTCCTGTTGTGGCGCACCGGGTTATCGCCCGCAAGCGTCGGGCTGTCGCGGTTCCGGTGGCGCTCCGATCTGCTCGGCGGCCTCGGCCTGGCTGCGCTGATCGGCGTGCCCGGTCTAGGGCTCTACCTCGCGGCACGGGCGCTGCACGTCAATGCCTCCGTGATCCCGTCCGGCCTGGGCGACACCTGGTGGCGCGTCCCGATGCTGGTGCTCACCGCCTTTGCCGACGGTTGGGCCGAGGAAGTGATCGTCGTCGGCTATCTGCTCACCCGGTTGAATCAGTTGGGCGTCGGATCGTGGGGTTCCCTGATGTGGTCGAGCCTGCTGCGCGGCGCCTATCACCTCTATCAAGGCTTCGGCGCGGGGCTGGGAAACATCGCGATGGGCGTGGTCTTCGGCTACGCCTGGCAACGCACGAGCCGGCTGTGGCCCTTGGTGGTCGCGCATGGAGTGATCGACACCGTGGCCTTCGTCGGCTACGCCCTGCTGGCCGGTCACCTGCGATGGTTGCACTGA
- a CDS encoding LCP family protein, which yields MDDRGRRKRPPPPGPAPPRPVSPTRRGPGQRAQPLAPPSPHRPTRRKKAWLQVISLSVVIAVLLACAAVLGTSLWLETSLHRVSALTDYSGRPPAGQGSTWLLVGSDSRQGLTPEQQQALATGGDTGNGRTDTIMLVHVPSITSSASTTMVSIPRDSYVPIPSYGRDKINAAFSMGGAPLLAETVEQATGLRVDHYAEIGFGGFAGLVDGLGGVTVCPQAPIDDPLAGINLPAGCQQLRGAAALGYVRSRATPRADLDRMVDQRQFMSALLHRAASPMVWLNPWRWYAVPHAALGALTVDRGDHVWDLARLGWALQGSPTELTVPIGQFTSTNSGSVVVWDREKAAALFDALAADQPVPASVRSGQP from the coding sequence ATGGACGACCGGGGCCGGCGCAAACGGCCACCACCGCCTGGCCCGGCGCCACCGCGGCCGGTGTCGCCCACTCGTCGCGGTCCCGGACAACGCGCGCAACCGCTCGCCCCACCGTCGCCGCATCGCCCAACACGTCGCAAAAAGGCGTGGCTGCAGGTCATTTCACTGAGCGTGGTGATCGCCGTGCTACTGGCGTGTGCCGCGGTTCTCGGCACCTCGCTGTGGCTGGAGACGTCGTTGCACCGCGTGTCGGCGCTGACGGATTACTCCGGCCGCCCGCCGGCCGGCCAGGGCAGCACATGGTTGCTCGTCGGCTCGGACAGCCGTCAGGGGTTGACCCCCGAACAACAACAGGCGCTGGCGACCGGCGGCGATACCGGCAACGGGCGCACCGACACGATCATGCTGGTTCATGTCCCCAGCATCACGTCGAGCGCGTCAACCACGATGGTTTCCATTCCCCGCGACTCCTACGTGCCCATACCCAGCTATGGGCGCGACAAGATCAACGCCGCGTTCTCGATGGGCGGTGCACCGCTGTTGGCCGAGACCGTCGAGCAAGCGACCGGTCTTCGGGTCGACCACTACGCCGAGATCGGCTTCGGCGGATTCGCCGGCCTCGTCGACGGCCTCGGTGGAGTCACCGTGTGCCCGCAGGCGCCGATCGACGACCCCCTGGCGGGGATCAACCTGCCCGCCGGATGCCAGCAGCTCCGCGGTGCCGCAGCGCTTGGTTACGTCCGCAGCCGGGCCACCCCTCGGGCCGACCTGGATCGGATGGTCGACCAACGGCAGTTCATGTCGGCGCTGCTGCACCGCGCGGCCAGTCCGATGGTCTGGCTCAATCCGTGGCGGTGGTATGCCGTACCGCACGCGGCCCTCGGCGCGCTGACCGTCGACCGCGGCGATCACGTCTGGGACCTGGCCCGGCTGGGCTGGGCACTGCAGGGCTCGCCGACCGAATTGACGGTGCCCATCGGGCAATTCACCAGCACCAATTCCGGCTCGGTCGTGGTGTGGGACCGCGAGAAGGCCGCCGCCTTGTTCGATGCGCTGGCCGCCGATCAGCCGGTCCCCGCGAGCGTGCGCAGCGGACAACCGTGA
- a CDS encoding glycerophosphodiester phosphodiesterase — MTHAEDVDSRHPFVVAHRGASGSRPEHTLAAYDLALREGADGVECDVRLTRDGHLVCVHDRRLDRTSSGAGLVSMMTLAQLRELEFGAWHGSWQADGTHGDTGLLTLDALVSLVLDWKRPVKIFIETKHPVRYGALVESKVLALLHRFGIASPASADRSRAVVMSFSSAALWRVRRSAPLLPTVLLGRSHRYLGSSAPSTIGATAVGPSIGTLREHPSLVDRAAAKGRALYCWTVDDYEDVNFCRDIGVAWLATNHPGRAKAWLEGGLAGADPH, encoded by the coding sequence ATGACGCATGCCGAGGACGTGGACTCTCGGCACCCCTTCGTCGTCGCGCATCGCGGTGCGTCAGGATCGCGGCCCGAACACACGCTGGCCGCCTACGATCTCGCGCTTCGGGAGGGCGCCGACGGCGTGGAATGTGACGTCCGGCTGACCCGCGACGGACACCTGGTCTGTGTGCACGACCGCAGGCTCGACCGCACCTCCAGCGGTGCCGGCCTGGTCAGCATGATGACGCTGGCGCAGCTGCGCGAGCTGGAATTCGGTGCGTGGCACGGGAGTTGGCAGGCCGACGGAACCCACGGCGACACCGGGCTGCTGACGTTGGACGCGCTGGTCTCGCTCGTGTTGGACTGGAAGCGGCCGGTGAAGATCTTCATCGAGACCAAACATCCCGTCCGCTACGGCGCGCTCGTCGAGAGCAAAGTGCTGGCGCTGCTGCACCGCTTCGGCATCGCCTCGCCAGCATCGGCCGACCGGTCGCGCGCGGTGGTGATGTCGTTCTCCTCCGCGGCGCTGTGGCGCGTCCGCCGATCGGCACCCTTGTTGCCGACGGTATTGCTCGGCCGCAGTCACCGGTATCTGGGCAGCAGCGCGCCCAGCACAATCGGGGCAACCGCGGTTGGCCCGTCGATCGGGACGCTGCGCGAGCACCCCTCACTCGTCGATCGGGCGGCGGCGAAGGGCCGGGCGCTGTACTGCTGGACGGTCGACGACTACGAGGACGTCAACTTCTGCCGCGACATCGGGGTGGCTTGGCTGGCGACCAACCACCCGGGCCGCGCGAAGGCCTGGCTCGAGGGTGGCTTGGCCGGCGCCGACCCGCACTAG
- a CDS encoding DUF4328 domain-containing protein — MRDRQRSWCPRCNGTLLPPTTAQPSAPPNPAAWNAGPHTTPRLPPGYRWIAVRPGPPPPPRRRRRPLGPTPRYYGIPRWGLQDRVEQDSGPGRARRAAPAPERIRTAFFVAAVALGTAALVHLLRYLLLVINRNTLLNWLVADAVALLSVLASLAAVAAVMTVAYQLTRWLIARRAAAFEHAGVPESRSGRALWAGTLLPPTVAIVLAITFAVVAATTGHSASWALMAACVTFSCLPLLASVWALVYVIELARTEDHYAQFRSLIWSWWLMWLLSSVTSVFASITSGAQDAQGIANNTVAMIVAYVISLSAVLVTSRLFEVFERKPVERPTHRWVVVANDDAGAAAATESAAAVELPGEEPAA, encoded by the coding sequence GTGCGCGACAGGCAACGTTCTTGGTGCCCGCGCTGCAACGGAACCCTGCTGCCGCCCACCACCGCTCAGCCGTCCGCGCCTCCGAATCCCGCTGCGTGGAACGCCGGCCCGCACACCACGCCGCGGCTGCCGCCGGGCTACCGATGGATCGCAGTGCGCCCCGGCCCGCCGCCCCCGCCGCGTCGCCGTCGCCGTCCGCTCGGTCCGACTCCCCGCTACTACGGCATTCCGCGGTGGGGACTGCAGGACCGCGTCGAGCAGGACAGCGGACCCGGTCGGGCTCGGCGGGCGGCGCCGGCCCCCGAGCGAATCCGTACCGCGTTCTTCGTGGCCGCGGTCGCGTTGGGGACAGCCGCCCTGGTGCATCTGTTGCGTTACCTGCTGCTGGTCATCAACCGCAACACACTGCTGAACTGGTTGGTCGCCGACGCCGTGGCGCTGTTGAGCGTGCTCGCGAGCCTGGCCGCCGTCGCTGCGGTGATGACGGTCGCCTATCAACTGACGCGCTGGCTGATCGCCCGGCGCGCGGCGGCATTCGAGCACGCGGGTGTGCCGGAATCGCGTTCGGGGCGGGCTCTGTGGGCGGGGACGCTGCTGCCGCCCACGGTCGCGATCGTGCTGGCCATAACTTTTGCGGTGGTCGCTGCGACGACGGGCCATTCCGCCAGCTGGGCGTTGATGGCGGCGTGCGTGACCTTCTCCTGCCTACCGCTACTGGCATCGGTCTGGGCGCTGGTTTACGTCATCGAGCTGGCCAGGACCGAGGACCACTATGCCCAGTTCCGGTCGCTGATCTGGAGCTGGTGGCTGATGTGGCTGCTCAGCAGCGTCACCTCGGTGTTCGCGTCGATCACCAGCGGGGCCCAGGATGCCCAGGGCATCGCCAACAACACCGTCGCGATGATCGTTGCGTACGTGATCTCGCTGAGCGCGGTGCTGGTGACGTCGAGGCTGTTCGAAGTGTTCGAGCGCAAGCCGGTGGAGCGGCCGACGCATCGCTGGGTCGTGGTCGCAAACGACGACGCGGGCGCCGCCGCCGCAACGGAATCTGCTGCTGCGGTTGAGCTGCCGGGCGAAGAACCGGCAGCATAG
- a CDS encoding rhodanese-like domain-containing protein, giving the protein MSSEPSIAQTTVGELPAEFGPSAVLLDVREDDEWNRGHAADAQHIPMGQVPARLAEIDRSATLYVICKAGGRSAKVAEFLARDGFEPINVDGGMLAWAAAGRPLVTDDGSPGSV; this is encoded by the coding sequence GTGAGCTCAGAACCGTCGATCGCGCAAACCACCGTTGGTGAACTGCCCGCAGAGTTCGGCCCAAGCGCGGTGTTACTGGACGTACGCGAAGACGACGAGTGGAATCGCGGCCACGCCGCAGATGCGCAGCACATCCCGATGGGTCAGGTGCCGGCTCGCCTCGCGGAGATCGACCGATCGGCGACGCTCTACGTCATCTGCAAAGCAGGTGGCCGCTCCGCGAAAGTGGCCGAATTCCTCGCCCGCGACGGCTTCGAACCGATCAATGTCGACGGTGGAATGCTTGCCTGGGCCGCAGCAGGTCGCCCACTGGTCACCGACGACGGCAGCCCCGGAAGCGTCTGA
- a CDS encoding superoxide dismutase — translation MSDYTLPDLDWDYGALEPHISGAINELHHDKHHATYVKGANDAIAKLEEARSKDDHSSILLNEKNLAFNLAGHVNHVVWWKILSPNGGDKPTGDLAAAIDDAFGSFDKFRAQFSAVANGIQGSGWAVLAYDSLGDKLLTFQVYDHQTNFPLGVVPVLLLDMWEHAFYLDYKNVKADYTKAFWNVVNWEEVQKRYAEATSKAKHLIAN, via the coding sequence GTGTCTGATTACACCTTGCCCGATTTGGACTGGGACTATGGAGCCCTGGAACCCCACATCTCGGGTGCGATCAACGAGCTTCACCACGACAAGCACCACGCCACCTACGTCAAGGGCGCCAACGACGCCATCGCCAAGTTGGAAGAGGCGCGCAGCAAGGACGACCACTCGTCGATCCTGCTCAACGAGAAGAACCTCGCCTTCAATCTGGCCGGCCACGTCAACCACGTCGTGTGGTGGAAGATCCTGTCCCCCAACGGTGGTGACAAGCCGACCGGTGATCTGGCGGCCGCGATCGACGACGCGTTCGGCTCCTTCGACAAATTCCGCGCGCAGTTCAGTGCGGTGGCCAATGGCATTCAAGGCTCCGGCTGGGCGGTGCTGGCCTACGACAGCCTCGGCGACAAACTGCTGACCTTCCAGGTGTACGACCACCAGACCAACTTCCCGCTGGGCGTCGTTCCCGTCTTGCTGCTGGACATGTGGGAGCACGCGTTCTACCTGGACTACAAGAACGTGAAGGCCGACTACACCAAGGCGTTCTGGAACGTCGTGAACTGGGAAGAGGTGCAGAAGCGTTACGCGGAAGCAACCTCGAAGGCCAAGCACCTGATCGCCAACTGA